In a genomic window of Piliocolobus tephrosceles isolate RC106 chromosome 1, ASM277652v3, whole genome shotgun sequence:
- the S100A11 gene encoding protein S100-A11: MAKVSSPTETERCIESLIAVFQKYAGKDGYNYTLSKTEFLSFMNTELAAFTKNQKDPGVLDRMMKRLDTNSDGQLDFSEFLNLIGGLAMACHDSFLKAVPSQKRI, from the exons ATG gcGAAAGTCTCCAGCCCTACAGAAACTGAGCGGTGCATCGAGTCCCTGATTGCTGTTTTCCAGAAGTATGCTGGGAAGGATGGTTATAACTACACTCTCTCCAAGACAGAGTTCCTAAGCTTCATGAATACAGAACTGGCCGCCTTCACAAAG AACCAGAAGGACCCCGGTGTCCTTGACCGCATGATGAAGAGACTGGATACCAACAGTGATGGACAGCTAGATTTCTCAGAATTTCTTAATCTGATTGGTGGCCTAGCTATGGCTTGCCATGACTCCTTCCTCAAGGCTGTCCCTTCCCAGAAGCGGATCTGA